From a region of the Cygnus atratus isolate AKBS03 ecotype Queensland, Australia chromosome 3, CAtr_DNAZoo_HiC_assembly, whole genome shotgun sequence genome:
- the MEA1 gene encoding male-enhanced antigen 1, giving the protein MAVAPSMGPERVCPGEPGPPEAPEGAAGWSGDEEEEEEEEEEEEEEGEGEEGGGYLYQPLSQEPEQGPGEAAGPGLQERLQMLGLHLPEPPVDSEEEEEEEGAAAQSSRSSIPMDPEHVELVKRTMAGVKLPTLGIPPWASEISDDQWKDVVRRTLQARQSLSGPRPEWK; this is encoded by the exons ATGGCGGTGGCGCCGAGCATGGGGCCGGAACGGGTCTGTCCCGGCGAGCCGGGGCCGCCGGAGGCCCCCGAGGGCGCTGCGGGTTGGAGCGGCgacgaggaggaagaggaggaggaggaggaagaagaggaggaggagggggagggggaggaaggcggCGGGTACCTGTACCAGCCGCTGAGCCAGGAACCGGAGCAGGGCCCCGGCGAGGCGGCGGGCCCCGGGTTGCAGGAGCGGCTGCAG ATGCTGGGGCTGCACCTTCCCGAGCCGCCCGTGGacagcgaggaggaggaggaggaggaaggcgcgGCAGCTCAGAGCAGCCGCAGCTCCATCCCCATGGACCCAG AGCACGTGGAGCTGGTGAAGAGGACGATGGCCGGCGTGAAGCTCCCCACCCTGGGCATCCCGCCCTGGGCCAGCGAGATCTCCGATGACCAGTGGAAGGATGTGGTGCGGCGCACGCTGCAGGCCAGGCAGAGCCTGAGCGGCCCCAGGCCCGAGTGGAAGTGA